The Zhihengliuella sp. ISTPL4 genomic interval CATGCTCTCCGGCGTGCCCGCCTACGTCGACGGCTCGATGCAGTCCGTGAGCGCATCCGCCGGCGCCCGCCTCATCAACGGCGACCGGATGTGGCACTACGTGGAGGGCATCACGAACTGGGACCCGGTGTGGCCGCAGCACGGCATCCGGATCCTGCCCGGTCCCTCGTCGCTGTGGCTCGACGCGACCGGACACCGGCTCCCCGTTCCGCTCTTCCCCGGGTTCGACACACTCGGCACTCTGGAACACCTCAGGCGGACCGGTCACGACCACTCCTGGTTCGTGACCTCGCGGCAGATCGTGGAGAAGGAGTTCGCACTGTCGGGCAGCGAGCAGAACCCGGACCTCACGGGCAAGGACGTGGCCCTGCTGCTCAAGTCCCGCCTCGCGAAGGGGCCCACCGGTCCCGTGCAGTCGTTCCTCGACGAGGGCGAGGACTTCATCGTCGAGAACGACCTCGAGTCGCTGCTGGAGCAGATGGCGGCCCACCCCGGGGGCGAGCTCCTGGACATCGACGCCGTACGCCGCGAGGTGGTCGCCCGCGACCGCGAGATGGTCAACGACTTCAGCAAGGACCCGCAGATCGGCATGCTGCGCTCGATGCGGGCCTATCGCGGGGACAAGCTCATCCGCACCGCGGCCCCGCATCGGCTCCAGGACCCCTCCGCCGGGCCGCTGATCGCGGTCAAGCTGCACGTGCTCACCCGGAAGTCCCTCGGGGGGATCAACACAGATCTCGACGGTCGTGCCCTGGACGGAAGCGGCGCGCCGATTCCGGGTCTCTTCGCCGCAGGCGAGGCCAGCGGCTTCGGCGGCGGAGGCGCCCACGGCTACCGCGCCCTCGAGGGCACGTTCCTCGGCGGGTGCCTGTTCTCTGGCCGTCAGGCGGGTCGCGCCGCCGCTGCTCTCGGTTGATCCCGAGCTGCCCGCCGGCTGCGTGACCGCGTCAGGCGCCGGAGCCGGTGGTGCGCACGCCGGTCAGCCCGGAGGCGACGGGACCGCGCGCGAGCACGTGGCCGCGGCGGAACGCGAGCCGCGTCCAACGACCGGAACGCGTGACGGGCACGTCCTCTTCGCCGGAGATGAAGCCGAGGGCGTCCGCGGCGAACGCCACGCCTCGCGGAAGTCCGCCGAGGTCATCGTCCGGCTCGCCCCAGATCGCTGCGCGGAGCGCGCGGACCGCTTCCTCGCCGGACCCCGGCCCCGCACCGTGCGCCACGGCCGAGATGCCCCACTGGGCACGCTGCGCGATGACGGAGGCGGGAAGGACGCTTTCCACGGACCAGTCCCGGCGCGGAGGTGCGACACCGGCCCACGCGGGCGAGAGGGCGGTCTCCGGCAGGGCGAGGCGCTGCGGGTCGTCCGTCGGGGCCAGGGCGTCGATCACGAGATCGCACTCGAGTTCCGGGTCGGCACGCACGATGCGCATGGCGAGGATCGTCGGCGTCTGGTCGAAGAGCCCCTGGGGCGCGAGGACCGCCGTCGTGAGCGCCAGCACGCCCTGGTGAGCCTGGAGACGCACACCTTCGTCGGAGACCCTGGATGCGCGGCCCGTGAACGTGAGGACATCCTTCGCCGTGTCCGGATCGGCGAGCAGGAGCTGAGGGGTCACGCGTTCTAAACTACCAACGAGCGGCGACCCGGGGCCGCGGAGGGGAACACATGAGCGCCGACGAGCACGCCATCCAGACCGTGGAGCGTCTACTCGACGTCCTCGACCTCGACGCCACCCAGGCGCGGACCACCGAGGACATCTTCACCGGCTCGTCGCACCCGATGCCGAGCGGCCGCATCTACGGCGGACAGGTGCTCGCGCAGACCCTCGTGGCCGCGGAGCGCACGCTGCCGGAGGACCGCGCCGTCCACTCGATGCACGGATACTTCCTCCGTCCCGGCGATGCGAGCCAGGGCATCACCATCGCCGTCGACCGCATCCACGACGGACGTTCGTTCTCCACCCGCCGCACCCAGGCGTACCAGAACGGCGTCCCGATCTTCTCGATGATCGCGTCGTTCCAGGACGCCGATCCCGGTGTGGAGCACGCCGAGCCCATGCCGCCAGGGGTGCCGATGCCGGAAGACCTCGTCCCCGACGAGGATCGCGTGCCGGGTCTCGCCGGCGGCGCACGACGCATGCTGAGCGAGCGTGCCGCCGACATCCGCCACGTCGACTCTCCGCTGTATCTGCCCAACGACGACGAGCGGGTTCCGCGGCAGGCGGTGTGGATGCGTCTGCGGGCTCCGCTCCCCGACGACCAGCGGCTGCATCGGGCAGCGCTCGCCTACCTCAGCGACATGACGATCCAGGAATCGATCCTCCGCGCGCACGGGGTCTCCTGGTCCCTCCCCGGGCTGAAGGTCGCGAGCCTCGACCACGCGATGTGGTGGCATCGTCCGGCGCGGGTAGACGAGTGGCTCCTCTACGCACAGGAGTCGCCCAGCGCTCGTGGGGGCCGCGGGTTGGCCACGGGACGGGTATACAGCCGGGAGGGAACGCTGGTCGCGAGCGTCGCCCAGGAGATCATGATCCGCGTCCCCGAGGATCGCTGAGCAGCGTCGAACCGAAGGAGGCCCTCTCAATCGCTCCGAGGGCCTCCTCCGTGATGTCGCTGCCGACTACGGTGTGGTGTACTCGCCCTGGTACATCGGGACGATCCACCCGCTGTCCTTCGTCGACCGTTCGGCGACGCCGGTGAAGTCTGCCTCGTTGATCAGCAGGTACTTCGTGATGTCGTCGGTGTCGTTCCAGGTCGTGTCGATGGCCTTCCACTCGCCATCCACCTTGACGTGGTTCCATGCATGGCCCGATCCCGAGTCTGCGATGATCCCGCTCACGTAGATGGACTCAAGCCCCGCCTTGCGGGCGAGGAGGTTGAAGGTGTCGGCGTACCCGCCGCAGATCACCCGCTTGTCGATGAGGCCACCGCGAGCGTCGGAGTACCGCTGGTTGTCCTCGATGAGACGACCGAAGCTGCTCTCGATCGCGGCGAGTGCTTGGTAGTCGTACTCCATGTTCTCCACGATCCACTTGTTGATCGCGGTCACCTTCTCGGTGTCGCTCATCCCCTCGGTGATCGCGGCGGAGATCGCCTCGTCTGCGAGCTTGTCGACCTGCGTCTGATCCTCTTTCGCGGTGGAGCGGTAGTTCACGTAGAGGTTGTTCCCGGAGACCCGGTAGTCCTCCACGGAGACCCGCGCCATCGGGTTCTGGCGAATCGCCTCGTAGGCAGCTTCGTCCGCAGAGGGATACCCGGGGGTCTCCACGAACTTCGTCATGTCGATGAGGCGAGTGCCCGCGACCATGTGGCCGGCGAGGAAGGTGCTGAACTCGTTGCTCCCATACGCCTCGTACTCGGAGTCCGGAACCTCGACGACCGCCTGCATGTCGGCGAAGGCGTCGAGGGACATCGTGGGGTCCTGCACGATGGTGTCGTCTCCGGTGGGGAGGACCTCCGTCTCTGCACGGTGGTTGTACGCCTTGGCGTTCGCGATGGACTGTGCGAGCCAATCCGCCTGCGAGACGCCATCCGGCATGACCGCGGTGATGCTGTCGCTCATCTTGGTGCCGAGGACGGTGAAGGGCATACGGGCGTACCAGGCGCCTCGGCCATCGAGATACCAGAAGTCCTCGTACTTGACCTCGATCGCATCGATGTCGATCCGCACGCCCATCTTGGCCGTGTCGCCGTCGAGAGTGGTGATCGGGTACCAGGTCGGCAGCGTCGTGAGGTCACCG includes:
- a CDS encoding FAD-binding dehydrogenase; protein product: MTTTPPTADVLVIGWGLAGLVAAAEALEAGRRVVIIDQEPRTNLGGQAWWSFGGLFLVDSPEQRRLGITDSLDLAAQDWFGTAGFDRPEDEWPRRWAEAYLHFAAGEKRAWLRARGVGFFPVVGWAERGGYGALGPGNSVPRFHITWGTGPGIVAPFAAAVEQGEREGRLTVLARHRVEELVLTDGRVTGARGSVLASDGAARGVPSSRDVIGTFEIDATATIVASGGIGGNHDLVRAAWPSRLGTPPTHMLSGVPAYVDGSMQSVSASAGARLINGDRMWHYVEGITNWDPVWPQHGIRILPGPSSLWLDATGHRLPVPLFPGFDTLGTLEHLRRTGHDHSWFVTSRQIVEKEFALSGSEQNPDLTGKDVALLLKSRLAKGPTGPVQSFLDEGEDFIVENDLESLLEQMAAHPGGELLDIDAVRREVVARDREMVNDFSKDPQIGMLRSMRAYRGDKLIRTAAPHRLQDPSAGPLIAVKLHVLTRKSLGGINTDLDGRALDGSGAPIPGLFAAGEASGFGGGGAHGYRALEGTFLGGCLFSGRQAGRAAAALG
- a CDS encoding acyl-CoA thioesterase, whose product is MSADEHAIQTVERLLDVLDLDATQARTTEDIFTGSSHPMPSGRIYGGQVLAQTLVAAERTLPEDRAVHSMHGYFLRPGDASQGITIAVDRIHDGRSFSTRRTQAYQNGVPIFSMIASFQDADPGVEHAEPMPPGVPMPEDLVPDEDRVPGLAGGARRMLSERAADIRHVDSPLYLPNDDERVPRQAVWMRLRAPLPDDQRLHRAALAYLSDMTIQESILRAHGVSWSLPGLKVASLDHAMWWHRPARVDEWLLYAQESPSARGGRGLATGRVYSREGTLVASVAQEIMIRVPEDR
- a CDS encoding transglutaminase domain-containing protein codes for the protein MVLFSVLGGVAAVALVAGGIVVVNNLTGGGFGGSSEPVEAGGYLWEPVTYLKPDEHLEIPFDVDPEALVPADETGKPAYGVIDVYLNDELTIMPESSMVFWHDGDRNVEVSVLDNDKYKWSSESETAIASGFTSEDLRISSRGEADVATMWTEMARYYVVQRFDKDGKKLDIPIVHTVEAADEEDILHDPIELKTSVGEAPGSVQLSWDEPEGMSGDFTYYIIKTQASDYLDNGEFTGERTILYPEVIAETTETSWESKAVLDYEENSVANRELALYTYDSADELNFGSASGLDVVRSKSDLAVIAVANDLSERTLMSLKEVKDEIGSFPYEKAFWQARDLFPVDAGDLTTLPTWYPITTLDGDTAKMGVRIDIDAIEVKYEDFWYLDGRGAWYARMPFTVLGTKMSDSITAVMPDGVSQADWLAQSIANAKAYNHRAETEVLPTGDDTIVQDPTMSLDAFADMQAVVEVPDSEYEAYGSNEFSTFLAGHMVAGTRLIDMTKFVETPGYPSADEAAYEAIRQNPMARVSVEDYRVSGNNLYVNYRSTAKEDQTQVDKLADEAISAAITEGMSDTEKVTAINKWIVENMEYDYQALAAIESSFGRLIEDNQRYSDARGGLIDKRVICGGYADTFNLLARKAGLESIYVSGIIADSGSGHAWNHVKVDGEWKAIDTTWNDTDDITKYLLINEADFTGVAERSTKDSGWIVPMYQGEYTTP